In the genome of Plasmodium yoelii strain 17X genome assembly, chromosome: 14, one region contains:
- a CDS encoding H/ACA ribonucleoprotein complex subunit 1, putative: MGQFKHHKKNFKKNYDNDFKMGKIILGGTYYKSCENDLVIKNALENLVPYFNGRIFLENKEEIGKVEEVLGPINEFYFSVKLKEGILAKSFSSDTKFYIDESQTLPLSRFLPQDKSAEKKNPKKKKTNRDKKKNGNNNVNTNFNKQNKFGSGGKNRNDRNDRNNWNNSGGNKFGGNNFGGGNRNKGNNNFKNRSNSGRKFGNQRGRF; the protein is encoded by the coding sequence ATGGGTCAGTTTAAgcatcataaaaaaaactttaaaaaaaattacgaTAATGATTTTAAAATGGGCAAAATAATTTTGGGAGGGACATATTATAAATCTTGTGAAAATGatttagtaataaaaaatgcgTTAGAAAATTTAGTCCCTTATTTTAATGGTAGaatatttttagaaaataaagaagaaatagGAAAGGTTGAAGAAGTTCTAGGGCCaattaatgaattttatttttcagtTAAATTAAAAGAAGGAATACTAGCAAAATCTTTTTCAAGTGATactaaattttatattgatGAATCTCAAACTTTACCTTTAAGTAGATTTTTGCCACAAGATAAAAGTGCAGAAAAGAAAAACCCAAAGAAGAAAAAGACAAATAGggataagaaaaaaaacggCAATAATAATGTcaatacaaattttaataaGCAAAATAAATTTGGATCAGGAGGAAAAAATAGAAATGATCGAAATGACCGAAATAATTGGAATAACTCAGGAGGTAATAAATTTGGAGGTAATAATTTTGGCGGTGGAAATCGCAATAAAGGCAATAACAATTTCAAGAACAGATCGAATAGTGGTCGTAAATTTGGAAATCAACGGGGTAGATTTTGA
- a CDS encoding cell division protein FtsJ, with translation MILPNLCLKKNFMFQSTYIRLYKEALPKIYNKKSSHSSKWIQRQITDRYVLKAKNENYRSRAAFKLIELDNKYLFLKKNKTILDIGSYPGSWCQVILERTKNYTNEIIAIDKKIMDPLPNVHFIKAEIGKDNVDDQLKEVLKDKKIDIILSDAAVACIGNKIDDHLNSCELTLSITNFMEQYINIGGVYIVKMYLGSQTDNLKTYLKTIFQYVNTAKPKASRSESREIYLVCRNFTGRKKINEDIQIKGAFSSKEGYY, from the coding sequence ATGATTTTGCCAAACTTGTGCCTGAAGAAAAATTTTATGTTCCAAAGTACCTACATAAGGCTATATAAAGAAGCATTgccaaaaatatataataaaaaaagtagtCATTCAAGTAAATGGATTCAAAGACAAATAACAGATCGATACGTGTTAAAagcaaaaaatgaaaattatcgAAGTAGAGCcgcatttaaattaatagaaCTAGATAATAAATACcttttcttaaaaaaaaataaaaccatTTTAGATATTGGTTCATATCCTGGTAGTTGGTGTCAAGTTATTTTAGAaagaacaaaaaattatacaaatgaaattattgcaattgataaaaaaattatggacCCATTACCAAATGTCCATTTTATAAAAGCAGAAATTGGAAAAGATAATGTAGATGATCAATTAAAAGAAgtattaaaagataaaaaaattgatattatattaagTGATGCAGCTGTTGCATGTATTGGTAACAAAATTGATGATCATTTAAATTCTTGTGAACTCACATTATctataacaaattttatggaacaatatataaatatagggGGTGTTTATATTGTTAAAATGTATTTAGGTAGCCAAACAGATAAtcttaaaacatatttaaaaacaatatttcagtATGTCAATACTGCCAAGCCAAAAGCCTCTCGAAGTGAATCACGTGAAATATACTTAGTTTGTAGAAATTTTAcaggaagaaaaaaaataaatgaggATATACAAATTAAAGGTGCATTTTCCTCCAAAGAAGGATACTACTAA
- a CDS encoding vacuolar protein sorting-associated protein 18, putative, with product MNKQDKQFVLKLFKIKNGDINLLKNRITHFSINNKCIHIVFCNNTLIKYYVEENELSYIDFYSKKTSNNKAEIRSIFFDNNCYHGFICLANKEYVYIHFENNIVQNLSKLKKYNISSLCFNDYSDIKNANSFLIATKDGEIIEMSINNKTKNYKDHQVIYSNNKLVILDINMIDINLHNSKNNNELLRIIYFTTCNSLHEISYTIKNCKNNNNDNNNNSEKLETNTNNIKTPIKNITSNNLVDETKVYECSVDSLISILKIEKIRNKNYLFWVNGSCVFISKINNYKKKKNVKYNIKHNKHIKNKTATDFYDTDNSISHSTVSSGSDGDINIVSLTEDSENDQIIKKGGKKTQEIIQNKKKIQRNNYHDHKYTQFGNINEDSEDIDDYTHDDDCSNITENILNLKFYLNNNYVIVNFLDIGIYTNENLKSFAFVKSFYESIYNSKPNRICYNSNENSKDNEKDDINENGKDEENNEPNTSNNEFANNYSNYNNNISVIVDMCVNDLYIFILLEEKLIIINNVNFKKVYEQILSTETYGHAIKIMKDKLDNQIWICTSKHIFKILINKNKNDMFYLKKKKYIQKMFETNNHNDQIKMKKYLIRNNKYDIDQYKYTNISTEDMLISFLHKKQYFVIANFLYNNIHCYNNIIRVSLFIWLIHLYVYSIYLYYYLYRTVSITYSAKKSIQSIENGTNPDEDDISEEYTSDTYEKHNNELTNSIQLSSTEEEGWTTWLEEWASDSENLLSDDTNTSNSTIKKLAKINNNKRCDIENDNYEKKNSKIEHDQINNKQNQLPQSSIGNISDDIVESKNKANALSYIKEVDKTVNKSNATKQIDALREKSHIYKNNKNSFLLFFETLVNKEERQENKYNFDISIVKKVNIKSLTKSENFYIFLKLYKMKNVEIFNFLKCQKSLLVSDIERYKKRYTLLNNKNKNDTSHHKDHVKIKQKLYKSIYSYKCLEVCIYLIILLKHFKSFYQLNEVILEIFQNFNCINFLLLYKYICNDYTYIVNYYINNNKFNLLLNIITIFPQNFLLEVLQEHSFILYLHAPQKYVELLIFYDNLIEDYTNIIICMFIVTYFFKKKKKNENITQGKEIINEINDNAENSPKDITSNSGLANQMHHNHIQDIYDKRTNECIKYLEHISNKLIEESAEEKKENYIYTFECIWKNNHIINCLLILYIENDKDEQIKDLLDRLKNSAIHFDYLFIIRFLKEKKKDNFIPHIYILMKYFEEAVDKSLELNDYDAAKNAVLICEDEEEKKKLFLKIIKHISKNLNNENLKEIINLIRDSHSILNLHDILPYINENTFIECLKTDICSLLDVYNIKIKAKKEEIKDNLRTINLLNNDIKDIKKKHVILNKHDICYICKKNIYYKKFYVFSCNHYFHSACSLNLYINHKSKENLFHFYSILTNYKNAIASQNEHDILLYETKINEILTEECFICGSFSINSITKSFISQSEYDLADSWAISNE from the coding sequence atgaACAAGCAGGATAAACAATTTGTCTTGAAGTTATTCAAGATTAAAAATGGGGACATAAATCTTTTGAAAAATAGAATAACTCATTTTAGCATTAACAACAAATGCATACATATCgttttttgtaataatacactaataaaatattatgtcGAAGAAAATGAGTTATCTTACATTGACTTTTACAGTAAAAAAACATCAAATAATAAAGCAGAAATAAgatctatattttttgataataacTGCTATCATGGGTTTATATGTTTAGCAAATAAggaatatgtttatattcattttgaaaataacaTTGTGCAAAATCTAtctaaattaaaaaaatataatatttcaagtttatgttttaatgattattctgatataaaaaatgcaaattcatttttaatagcAACCAAAGATGGTGAAATTATTGAAATGtccataaataataaaacaaaaaattataaagacCACCAAgttatatattcaaataataagttaGTAATATTAGATattaatatgatagatataaatttacataattccaaaaataataatgaattgTTAAGAATTATTTACTTTACTACATGTAATAGTTTACATGAAATTAGTTACAcaattaaaaattgtaaaaataataacaatgacaacaataataattcaGAAAAACTTGAAACAAATACGAACAACATTAAAACACCTATCAAAAATATCACATCAAACAATTTAGTAGACGAAACAAAAGTTTATGAATGTTCTGTAGATTCATTGATCTCTATTttaaaaatcgaaaaaattcggaataaaaattatttattttgggTTAATGGGTCATGTGTATTTATTagcaaaattaataattataaaaaaaaaaaaaatgttaaatataatataaaacataataagcacattaaaaataaaaccgCAACAGATTTTTACGATACAGATAATAGTATCTCCCATTCTACAGTATCAAGTGGTTCGGATGGCGATATTAATATTGTATCTCTAACTGAAGATAGTGAAAATGaccaaattataaaaaaaggtggaaaaaaaacacaagaaattatacaaaataaaaaaaaaatacaacgAAATAATTATCATGATCATAAATATACACAATTTGGTAATATAAATGAAGACAGTGAAGATATAGATGATTATACACATGACGATGATTGCAGTAATATTactgaaaatatattaaacttaaaattttatctaaataataattatgttaTAGTAAATTTCTTAGATATAggtatatatacaaatgaaaatttaaaaagctTTGCCTTTGTTAAATCTTTTTATGAATCTATTTATAATAGTAAACCTAATAGAATATGTTACAACTCGAATGAAAATAGTAAGGATAATGAAAAGGAtgatattaatgaaaatgggaaagatgaagaaaataatgaacCAAATACATCAAATAACGAATTTGCAAATAACTATAGTaactataataataacatttcTGTTATTGTAGATATGTGTGtaaatgatttatatatttttattcttttagaagaaaaattaataatcattaataatgtaaattttaaaaaagtatatgaACAAATATTATCAACCGAAACTTATGGACAtgcaataaaaattatgaaagaCAAATTAGACAATCAAATATGGATATGTACAtctaaacatatttttaaaatattaataaataaaaataaaaatgatatgttttatttaaaaaaaaaaaaatatattcaaaaaatgttcGAAACGAATAATCATAATGATCaaattaaaatgaaaaaatatttaatacgaaataataaatatgatatagatcaatataaatatacaaatatcaGTACAGAAGATATGctaatatcatttttacataaaaaacaatattttgttatagcaaattttttatataataatatacattgttataataatataatccGAGTATCTCTTTTTATATGGcttattcatttatatgtttactcaatatatttatattattatttatatagaaCCGTTTCGATTACATATTCCGCTAAAAAGTCAATCCAAAGTATCGAAAATGGCACCAATCCTGATGAAGATGATATATCGGAAGAATATACTAGCGACACTTATGAAAAACACAACAACGAATTAACAAATTCGATACAACTCTCTTCTACTGAAGAAGAAGGATGGACAACTTGGTTAGAAGAATGGGCAAGCGATTCAGAAAATTTATTAAGTGACGATACAAACACATCAAATAgtacaataaaaaaattggcaaaaataaataataacaaaagatgtgatattgaaaatgataattacgagaaaaaaaatagtaaaattgAACAcgatcaaataaataataaacaaaatcaATTACCACAAAGTTCGATTGGCAATATATCTGATGATATAGTAGAATCTAAAAATAAGGCAAACGCTTTGTCATATATCAAAGAGGTTGATAAAACAGTAAATAAGAGCAATGCTACTAAACAGATTGATGCACTTCGGGAAAAGTCAcatatttacaaaaataataaaaattctttTCTCCTCTTTTTTGAAACACTTGTTAATAAAGAAGAAAGacaagaaaataaatataattttgatatttcAATTGTGaaaaaagtaaatataaaatcattaacaaaaagtgaaaatttttatatttttttaaagttgtataaaatgaaaaatgtggaaatatttaattttttaaaatgccAAAAAAGCTTACTTGTAAGTGATATAGAAAGATACAAAAAGAGATACAcacttttaaataataaaaataaaaatgatactaGCCACCATAAGGAtcatgtaaaaataaaacaaaaattgtACAAAAGTATTTATTCTTACAAATGTTTAGAAGTATGCATATacttaataattttattaaaacattttaaaagTTTTTATCAACTAAATGAAGTAATACTCGAAATATTCCAAAATTTtaattgtattaattttttattactttataaatatatatgtaacgattatacatatatagtaaattattatattaataataataagtttAATTTACTTcttaatataataacaatattcCCACAAAATTTCTTACTAGAAGTTTTACAAGAACATTCATTTATTCTTTATCTTCACGCTCCGCAAAAATATGTTGAATTGCTAATTTTTTATGACAATTTAATTGAAGATTATactaatataattatttgcaTGTTTATAGTTACTTACTTTTttaagaagaaaaagaaaaatgaaaatataactCAAGGCAAAGAAATCATAAATGAAATTAACGATAATGCTGAAAATAGCCCTAAAGATATAACATCAAATTCTGGGTTAGCTAACCAAATGCATCATAACCATATTCAGGATATCTATGATAAACGAACTAAtgaatgtataaaatatttggAACATATCTCAAACAAATTGATAGAAGAAAGTGCagaggaaaaaaaagaaaattatatatacacatttgaATGCATTTGGAAAAATAATCACATAATAAATTGCttacttattttatatatagaaaatgataaagatgAACAGATTAAAGATTTGTTAGACAGACTAAAAAATTCGGCTATacattttgattatttatttattatacgatttttaaaagaaaaaaaaaaagataattttattccacacatatatatattaatgaaatatttcGAAGAAGCTGTAGATAAATCATTAGAGTTAAATGATTATGATGCTGCAAAAAATGCTGTATTAATATGTgaagatgaagaagaaaaaaaaaaattatttttaaaaataataaagcatatttccaaaaatttaaataatgaaaacttaaaagaaataattaatttaatccGAGATTCCCATTcaatattaaatttacatGATATATTACcttatattaatgaaaatacaTTTATAGAATGTTTAAAAACAGATATATGTTCATTATTggatgtatataatattaaaattaaagcaaaaaaagaagaaataaaagacAACTTAAGAACAATTAacttattaaataatgatattaaagatataaaaaaaaaacacgtTATTCTAAATAAACAtgatatatgttatatttgtaaaaaaaatatatattataaaaaattctaCGTATTTTCATGcaatcattattttcatagtGCATGTTCTTTAAACCTTTATATCAATCACAAATCAAAAGAAAATCTATTTCACTTCTATTCTATACTTACTAACTATAAAAATGCTATTGCTAGTCAAAATGAACATGATATCCTTTTATACgaaacaaaaattaatgaaattcTAACCGAGGAATGTTTTATTTGTGGATCCTTTTCAATCAACTCAATCACAAAAAGCTTCATTTCACAAAGTGAATATGATTTGGCAGATAGTTGGGCTATATCAAATGAGTAA
- a CDS encoding ATP synthase F1 subunit delta, translating to MKKAIISPRQFVHLPSQAKWKNFLKNDYSFLSVLKNKSINPGIKNKPCNYEGIKYFNTKSMEEKKTDGEEYYLSMGDNIEKRYSLALYNVGKKSNKLNEITRDLLFIKNNFLNDKTFQTFLHTPNIDSKEKLNFLKSECKKHNNNNFNSMTGNFLESLFDSKRLTFLPKIIQEFELLLMKDRKEIKCIVYTARDIDNNYKKKISDSIVSKLKKQLNPLIEYKIDKNILGGLVLQIGNQVFDFSAKSKIEKIRSTLS from the coding sequence ATGAAAAAGGCAATAATTTCTCCTCGTCAATTTGTTCATTTACCGAGCCAAGCCAAATggaaaaattttttaaaaaacgaTTATTCCTTTCTTTcagtattaaaaaataaaagtataaaccctggaattaaaaataagCCTTGCAACTATGAAGGGATCAAATATTTCAATACAAAATCTATGGAAGAGAAAAAAACAGATGGAGAAGAATATTATTTATCGATGGGagataatatagaaaaaagaTATAGTTTAGCTTTATATAATGTAGGGAAAAAAAGcaataaattaaatgaaataacaagagatttattatttattaaaaataattttttaaatgacaAAACATTTCAAACATTTTTACACACACCAAATATAGATagtaaagaaaaattaaattttttaaaaagtgaatgtaaaaaacataataataataattttaatagcATGACAGGAAACTTTTTAGAATCTTTATTTGATTCAAAAAGATTAACTTTTTTACCAAAAATTATACAAGAATTTGAATTGTTATTAATGAAAGATCGAAAGGAAATTAAATGCATTGTTTATACTGCTAGAGATATAgacaataattataaaaaaaaaattagcgATTCAATTGTTTCCAAActtaaaaaacaattaaatcCATTGatagaatataaaattgaCAAAAACATATTAGGAGGATTAGTACTCCAAATTGGGAACCAAGTCTTTGATTTTTCCGCAAAGTCAAAgattgaaaaaataagaagCACCTTATCATAG